In the Mytilus trossulus isolate FHL-02 chromosome 1, PNRI_Mtr1.1.1.hap1, whole genome shotgun sequence genome, one interval contains:
- the LOC134694498 gene encoding acetyl-coenzyme A synthetase, cytoplasmic-like → MDNSDETPCLFPPPDRLRNESHVKSMDDYKEMYKRSVEDPEGFWGDIAKQFYWASPPTGKFVDYNFDCRKGRISIKWMEGAKTNICYNAIDRHIKNGQGDKIAFFWEGNDPADHDSGNITYSQLKDKICKFSNILKQSGLKKGDRVAIYMPMILELTVAMLACARLGIIHSIVFAGFSAESLADRILDGQCSAIVTADGVWRGSKLLNLKSIVDVALEICSKRDHKLSHCFIVKHLLPKGHSVQQNGDCVDYPEEKPAQRPTRSLKINWTDGRDVWWHDVMGTASTDCEPEWMDAEDPLFMLYTSGSTGKPKGVLHTVGGYMLYSATTFKYAFDYQPDDIYWCTADVGWITGHTYVAYGPLNNCATSIIFEGTPFFPDAGRFWAIIEKYKVTKFYTAPTAIRALMRYGDEYVTKYDRSSLKVLATVGEPINPEAWLWYHNVVGNKQCAVVDTFWQTETGGHTITPLPGATPTKPGSATFPFFGIVPVIMSDEGVEITDPNVEGYLVFKQPWPGLMRTVYGDHERYETTYFKKFPGYYCTGDGAKRDEDGYIWVTGRIDDMVNVSGHLLSTAEIESALVEHPTVAEAAVVSHPHKIKGECTYCFVTLKEGKEFSDALVKELMDRVRKKIGPFAQPDFVQNAPGLPKTRSGKIMRRVLRKIAVGDKNVGDITTMADETVIDKLFQLRPPEA, encoded by the exons ATGGATAATTCTGACGAGACACCGTGTCTTTTCCCTCCTCCTGATCGACTACGCAATGAATCTCATGTTAAATCCATGGATGACTACAAGGAAATGTATAAACGATCAGTGGAAGATCCGGAGGGTTTCTGGGGAGATATTGCCAAGCAATTTTATTGGGCATCTCCTCCCACAGGAAAATTTGTAGATTATAATTTTGACTGCAGAAAAGGTAGAATATCTATCAAATGGATGGAGGGTGCCAAAACAAACATTTGCTACAATGCTATAGACCGTCATATAAAAAATGGACAAGGAGACAAGATTGCTTTCTTCTG ggAAGGAAATGATCCAGCTGACCATGATTCAGGAAATATAACCTACTCACaactaaaagataaaatatgcaagttttccaatattttaaagCAATCTG GTTTAAAGAAAGGAGACCGTGTAGCCATCTATATGCCAATGATATTAGAACTTACTGTTGCAATGTTGGCATGTGCTAGACTTGGCATAATACATTCCATAGTG TTTGCTGGATTTTCTGCTGAATCTCTTGCTGACAGAATCTTAGATGGTCAGTGCTCTGCCATTGTAACAGCTG ATGGTGTATGGAGAGGGAGTAAACTACTTAATTTGAAATCCATAGTAGATGTTGCATTAGAAATTTGTTCTAAAAG ggaCCACAAGTTAtcacattgttttattgtgaagCATTTGTTACCAAAGGGGCACAGTGTACAACAAAATGGTGATTGCGTAGACTATCCAGAGGAAAAACCTGCCCAAAGACCAACTCGTAGTTTAAAG ATAAATTGGACAGATGGTCGAGATGTTTGGTGGCATGATGTGATGGGAACAGCGTCCACTGACTGTGAACCCGAGTGGATGGATGCAGAAGATCCACTGTTCATGTTGTACACTAG TGGCTCCACTGGTAAACCAAAAGGAGTGCTTCACACTGTAGGCGGATATATGTTATACTCTGCTACAACATTTAAGTATGCCTTTGACTATCAGCCAGATGATATATACTGGTGTACAGCTGATGTAGGATGGATTACTGGTCATACTTATGTTGCTTATGGTCCACTCAATAATTGTGCTACCAGTATTATA tttgaaGGGACCCCATTCTTCCCTGATGCTGGTAGATTCTGGGCCATCATAGAGAAATATAAAGTGACTAAGTTCTACACAGCACCAACAGCCATTAGAGCTCTGATGAGATATGGGGATGAATATGTCACCAA atatgACAGATCGTCTTTGAAAGTGTTAGCTACAGTAGGTGAACCTATTAACCCAGAAGCTTGGCTATGGTATCACAATGTTGTAGGGAATAAACAGTGTGCTGTTGTAGACACATTCTGGCAGACTGAAACA GGAGGACACACAATTACACCATTACCAGGGGCCACACCAACAAAACCAGGATCAGCA ACATTCCCATTCTTTGGAATTGTACCTGTTATAATGTCTGACGAAGGAGTAGAAATCACAGATCCGAATGTAGAAGGTTACCTG GTATTTAAACAGCCATGGCCAGGCCTGATGAGAACAGTGTATGGTGATCATGAGAGATATGAAACAACCTATTTTAAGAAATTCCCTGGTTATTACTGTACAGGGGACG GAGCCAAACGAGATGAGGATGGTTATATCTGGGTAACAGGAAGGATAGATGATATGGTGAACGTGTCAGGCCATCTACTTAGTACTGCAGAAATAGAATCTGCTCTGGTAGAACATCCAACTGTCGCTGAGGCTGCTGTCGTCTCTCATCCACATAAGATCAAAGGAGAATGTACATACTGTTTTGTCACTTTGAAAGAG GGTAAAGAGTTTTCAGATGCTTTGGTAAAAGAACTCATGGATAGAG tgAGGAAGAAGATTGGTCCTTTTGCTCAACCAGATTTTGTACAGAATGCTCCTGGACTGCCAAAAACAAGATCAGGGAAAATCATGCGCCGTGTACTCAGGAAAATAGCTGTGGGAGACAAAAATGTGGGAGATATCACAACCATGGCTGATGAAACTGTCATAGATAAACTATTCCAACTCCGTCCTCCGGAAGCATAA